A region from the Manihot esculenta cultivar AM560-2 chromosome 13, M.esculenta_v8, whole genome shotgun sequence genome encodes:
- the LOC110629115 gene encoding tRNA (guanine(9)-N1)-methyltransferase isoform X2, giving the protein MEGDADAAQNDQNAVQNLSDLQPSPSQGDQPPPPLSKNAQKKLLKQKKYEAKKAEKKALIKEQKKREAERKRKEWEEALAGVSEEERLKLIESRRELRKERMEKRSEERESKIQRLTGAKTHGQKIVIDLEFSHLMTSSEIHSLVQQIMYCYAVNGRCPSPCHLWLTGCKGEMENQLQRLPGFDKWIIEKESRSYIEALEDEKENLVYLTADAEKELDELDPQKLYIVGGLVDRNRWKGLTMKKAQEQGIQTAKLPIGTHLKMSSSQVPLTFLTHAATNL; this is encoded by the exons ATGGAGGGTGATGCTGATGCTGCGCAGAATGACCAAAATGCCGTCCAGAATTTGTCTGATTTACAGCCAAGTCCTTCACAAGGTGATCAGCCACCTCCTCCTCTCTCGAAAAATGCCCAAAAGAAGTTATTAAAGCAGAAGAAATACGAGGCCAAGAAAGCAGAGAAAAAGGCCTTAATTAAAGAGCAGAAGAAGCGAGAGGCGGAGAGAAAGCGCAAGGAATGGGAGGAAGCCCTCGCCGGCGTCTCAGAAGAGGAGAGGCTAAAACTGATAGAGTCGAGAAGAGAGCTCCGGAAGGAGCGAATGGAGAAACGGTCTGAGGAAAGAGAAAGCAAAATACAGAGGCTCACCGGGGCCAAAACCCACGGCCAAAAAATCGTCATTGATCTCGAATTCTCTCATCTCATGACCTCCTCTGAGATCCACAGCCTTGTTCAACAG ATTATGTATTGCTATGCAGTGAATGGAAGATGCCCTTCTCCTTGTCACCTCTGGTTGACAGGTTGCAAGGGAGAAATGGAGAACCAATTGCAGAGGCTTCCAGGATTTGACAAATGGATAATTGAGAAAGAAAGTCGATCATATATTGAAGCATTGGAAGATGAGAAAGAAAATCTTGTCTATCTTACGGCTGATGCTGAAAAGGAGCTAGATGAACTTGATCCccaaaaattatatattgttGGTGGGTTAGTGGATCGTAATCGGTGGAAGGGGTTAACCATGAAGAAAGCACAAGAGCAGGGAATCCAAACTGCGAAACTACCTATTGGCACTCACTTGAAGATGTCAAGTTCTCAG